A region of the Littorina saxatilis isolate snail1 linkage group LG12, US_GU_Lsax_2.0, whole genome shotgun sequence genome:
GTTCCACTCAATAACACCAACTGATTCTGTTCCACTCAATAACACTGACTGATTCTGTTCCACTCAATAACCCTGACTGATTCTGTTCCACTCAATAACACCAACTGATTCTGTTCCACTCAATAACACCAACTGATTCTGTTCCACTTCATACCTGAATAGAGCTTTTTCAGCTCCTAGGATCTGCACTGTGGAGGCTGGGTACTTTGCGAGGTTTGTCAGACTGCCTGCATGAGCGATCAAGCGTGCTGCCACCTGAAAAACAGAAAATAGCCAAATTCAAACCTTGTTCCTGCAAGGTAAGCCGAGATAATTATTTTAGCACTAGCTTTCATGTAAACATTGCTTCAAACACTGCCATTTGAAATGCAGTCTTTACTGTACTCATAAACTGCATGCACtggtgggtttgtttttttcctggtaaaaaaaaaaaacctatacGTTTTAACAGCAAGATGTCAATATCCCTACAGCAAAACTTTGACTTGAggtgttgtgaccttgaaaatctGTCCAAAATTCACAATTATCCTAACTTTCGCATTACAACGGCAATTACCTACAATATCTTACGGTCTTTACTTTCTAGTAGACGAGAGATAACTCCACAGAATCTGAAGTAACCACACACCTCTGTCAAAactcaggcctgggaatgagtaaaagtggtttgggcgAACTGACGGGTAAATgttgcgttttaagcatttttaagggcacacCGAGGttcttttcttacacaattagaaaaggacttcgtcgtatttacgacgaaaggcgtatcattcccaggcctgaaaACTGTTTGAAATTGTGATAACaattttgtttactttttatTAATATTATTTCTCTTTTGgcattcttttcttttcttcaaacTGCAATGCCTGTAAATAATGTCAGAAAAACTCACAACATTCCCTGTTACTGTAATTGCAAAGCAGCATACCTGTTCTCCAATAAGGGCAGCCAGATTGGGTGCTACTGCGTGCATCCTGTCGATCAAATACTTTGCAAGCTTTTGGCGGTACTCTGCAAGGGCAATCACTCGTGAGGCAAAGGTCTCAATGTTGATCAGATCCAATGGTGAGATGTCCATACCTGCAAAGCAAGTCATTTATAATAGTCAGTCGGGCATATAAGCATGTAAAacaggagaaagaaagagagaaagaaagaaagaaagaaagaaagacagacagacagagagagagagagagagagagagagagaccctaGACGAATAAAACCTGGTTGACCTTTGAGTTTAAGCTTATATATTTTTTcaattaagaaaaaaaattctgtttttCTCAGCTTATTACACAGTGATCTTGCTTGTCAATTTTCAAACTCATAGTCATAGTTCTTAACAAATTTGAATGATGGCACTCACAGAAGCTTGTCAGTCTTACATTGCAGCATTTACACAAAGTGAAGCTGGCACTGCTAACATAATATAAACAGAAGAAAAACCTGTCAAACAAACCATTCACTGTCAGGTCTACCCGGAATTCAAGGTATTTTAATGTATTTTCATATTTCAATTGGTAATTTAAAGTGCATTAATGGCTCACAAAAAAAGCAatcccagacctgggaacccctgttttgcacttggattattctcaaacaaactagGTATATTTTCAGAAACGTGAGCGTACTCcaaacagcatttgaacatccttGATTcgaacatgcttcacacgcgtacGTCGCACCGTgaattaaaggcatatgtacgcgctcccgtgtttacaaagtgtagtttgcccataatcgatgtcaaacgcaccataagaccatataatgacgatatgtcaccatgcgcggaccataatacatgcattacagcttgttctagcctctgaaaaagtgaggatgtcaacaaagccgcggtgttagctcccttgcatcaacgttacatgtgttgccaaatctataaataggacgatccagatcaaaatgaaaattaacatatctcaacatttaaggggtcctagaccacaatattttgcagggaacttaatttagcatgtctccagctgttggtaaagcaattagcgtgtatagtcatcgagtacatatggctttaaggttaccaatatatttaaaacaaaaacttctTCCAATGttaactgacaaaaactgtattcatgtgtcaaaatacttgATCGGCTTGGGGATGCGTTTGTGAAGAAAAGAAGTCTAGGAATTATTCTCATCGTATTTTTCCCCCAATGATCGTACTCTAAAaaaatcatgcgtacaaaaaatggcaaaatcgtatgggttctcAGGTCTGCAATCCCTAATCACAGCATCGTGTTACTATTAAAAAGCGATAATGTGCTCACCCATTGATGATCTAGCCACGTCAACAATGGCCTGAGCTTTGCCACTGTCCATCAAAAGCTCCTCCAAAGCCTCCACCGTCTCTTCGGAAATCTGTTTGCGATCCTTGATGAGTCGCACAGTTTTAGCGTACAGGTAGTTGTCGGGGACAACCTTCACCAGCTCTGGGAAATGGTAGGAATACCATTCTCTGGAACACATACAACCAAGAAAAGCATGACACAAAAACTTAGACCAGCtttaaaattgtaaaataatGATTTCTTGATACTTTTATAAATACAATCACGACTGCAACCAAACCTGTAGGCCAGGCTCTTTTAGCATGCGTAGCCACTTATTCACCTAAATGCTGCTAGAAATGTTTGTTTGATCACTGCTTCTTCAGAATTTAGCAAATGGCCAATTCCAAACACCATGCCCCTGTTTTCTGGGGCAGACCTGAGCTTAAACAGACATGTTTCACATGAAGAAAGGTCACCTGGTCGATATCGAGATACTGAGATTTCACACAGACCTCAAAAGTGATGTGCACATGCTCACAGTTTACACAGGCATCATGGTGATGAAGAAATATTCAGCGTTTACATAGACCTGATGGCAATATAGAAATTCTCACCTTATAGTGATACAGGCTTTACAAGACAGAAATGCTCACCTTACACAGACTTTACAATACAGAGAAACACTCAATTgagaccctccaccacggaatgagtcgcatgtcacctttgcatgattttcatatttgtacattttcctaaagagtttgttatgctctctctagtggtgaaaaccgttttagaaaagagcgaaaactgtttgagttataagcctgtgaccaaggtgaccctcacactgttaccagacactccccggacttatattaagcctagcgcagaacggCGCgcggtgacatgcgactcatttcgtggtggagggtcacaatttacATAGGTCTCAAGGCAATACAAAAATTATCAGTTTATACAGAGCAGATAAAATGTAGAAATGCTCAGGCTTTTAATACACAAGATGGCAATACAGAACTGCTCACTTTAGACAGACCAAAATGGCAATACAGAACTGGTTAGGGTTTACACAGAGGAGATGGTAACATTGAAAAGCTCTATACAGACATAACACAGGGCAGATGACAATATATAGACATGCTGAGAGTTTATAAATACAGACCTGATACGCATGGAGAATGTGTTGACGTCTTTGTCTAGCTGGTCAAGGAGAGCAATGCTCTGGATGATCATGTTGTCCACCCTGTGGACGTTGAACTTGACCTTGGCACGCGAGTAGCTGTGACCCAGACCCAGCTGGGCCTTGGACGCCATTTTTTCCGTAAGCCGACCATCCTTCACGAGGTTTGCAAAGTGCAGACGGATTCCTGTGTGGATAAAACACAAACTTAAAAGCAAATTCCGATAAAAATGAGACTTGGTCCCTGCGAAACAATATAACTGAACAAATATGCAAGTTCAGTGTCCATGAACCAAAACCTGGTATAAATGATAACTTCAAAAAAGTTATATTTTACCAAGTTAAAAACAGAGCACAAGCAAAGTTATCCTTCTTCACAAGAAACAAACACCTCAAACTGATGTTATTGTCAAACTCTGCATCAAATGTTTTAAATTTACATGTTACAATTTACATGCAGGATTTTTCAAGGGAGCAACACTCTTCATCATGACGGCAGTCAAACCTATGATCTGAAATAAAGAATGTAGTTTTACGAAAATGTATCTCAAAACTCGGTCAgtaaacatacactcacacacacactcagtgacactgatacacacactcTTTCAAGGCTACCAACTTACCTCTAACAAGCTCTGGCACCACACCAGATGTGACGCAGTTGATCTTAAGCTCCTCGAAGATGGATGCAGCGACCTTGGAATCAGCTACCCCCAGTTTCACCTTCAGTTTCTTGGAGCTCTTGGGGAGGTTGGTCTCGAGGAAAACCTTCAGGTCCTCGTGAAGAACACCTGCACAGCACCGACTCATGTTCAAAACTTCAATTCACTATCATCAAAAGTGCAAACAAAGTTGTGCTAGTGCTACCCATAACCTTACAGGACATTTACTGTCACACTAGAAATTAAATAAATTTGATCGTTTTGCCATTGTGTTCTTTTTATTCTTAATGCTTTCTCTTAAAACCGATGAAAGTGTCTGATCGGGGCATTTCATTTTCAAAAATTGTGAAGCcaatttacaaacacacacatacttttaaCTTGCACACAAATAAATGTCCCAATCTTGACTCCTCTCAAGCATCCATGCATTatatcttctttatttggtgtttaacgtcgttttcaaccacgaaggttatatcgcgacggggagaggggtgagatgggatagagccacttgtcaattgtttcttgttcacaaaagcactaatcaaaaatttgctccaggggcttgcaacgtagtacaatataattaccttactgggagaatgcaagtttccagtacaaaggacttaacatttcttacatactgcttgactaaaatctttacaaaaattgactatattctatgcaagaaacacttaccaagggtaaaaggagaaacagaatccgttagtcgcctcttacgacatgctggggagcatcgggtaaattcttccccctaacccgcgggggggtcaTGCATTAtataaaaacatatttttacgagTTGAAAATGTATTCTAGCTGTTAGTTTAATCAGCACAAGCGTCAACTACATGAAACCAGGAAACCCTCATTGTCATTCAACCCTCACAAACCTTCAGATATGCTGTTTATGTTGTCCAATGCATTGTGACCACTCCTGAATGGTGCTAATGCAACAGTCTTCACAAGGGCTTGGAACTTTGAAAGGTCAAGGACGCTCTGTTCAACACGAGGGGCAAGCAGGGCCAGCTCGTCAAACTCCCTGACTTGGAAAAGGCTGTAGCCCACGGCATGTTCGAAGAGTACGTACAGACTCTCCGCCTGAAAAACCAAGATCATCAAGTTTTACAAATCGGA
Encoded here:
- the LOC138982090 gene encoding nucleolar protein 56-like isoform X2, which encodes MAESLYVLFEHAVGYSLFQVREFDELALLAPRVEQSVLDLSKFQALVKTVALAPFRSGHNALDNINSISEGVLHEDLKVFLETNLPKSSKKLKVKLGVADSKVAASIFEELKINCVTSGVVPELVRGIRLHFANLVKDGRLTEKMASKAQLGLGHSYSRAKVKFNVHRVDNMIIQSIALLDQLDKDVNTFSMRIREWYSYHFPELVKVVPDNYLYAKTVRLIKDRKQISEETVEALEELLMDSGKAQAIVDVARSSMGMDISPLDLINIETFASRVIALAEYRQKLAKYLIDRMHAVAPNLAALIGEQVAARLIAHAGSLTNLAKYPASTVQILGAEKALFRALKTKGNTPKYGLIFHSTFIGRAGAKNKGRISRYLANKCSIASRIDCFSDMPTSVFGDHLRQQVEDRLKFYETGEAPTKNIDVMRHAVEAATEIQVNSAKKDKKKKKKDRKSQGEDGEEAETTMEVEEETPKKKKKDKKKKLDESQTNGEEEEEETPKKKKKDRKRKLDESQDSVNGEEEEEDATPKKKKKKGGDVNGDSTAGEETPGKKEKKKKRKSKGGE